Proteins encoded within one genomic window of Pectobacterium araliae:
- a CDS encoding glutathione S-transferase family protein, producing MGQLVDGVWHDTWYETKSTGGHFKRSESVFRNWVTPDGSPGLTGKGGFPAQSGRYHLYVSLACPWAHRTLLMRQLKGLADHIAVSVVHPLMLDHGWTFGTDFEATTGDSLYQHEFLYQLYLHAKPDYSGRVTVPVLWDTEQHTIVSNESADIIRMLNRAFDGVGATAGDYYPEARRDQIDELNGWIYDKINNGVYKAGFATSQSAYDESATTVFAALSDLEAILAKQRYLTGEQLTEADLRLWTTLIRFDPVYHTHFKCDKYRLSDYPNLFGFLRDIYQMPGIADTVDMAHIRHHYYRSHSTINPHGVISLGPEQDLNQPHQRDKTFVDLR from the coding sequence ATGGGACAACTGGTTGACGGCGTATGGCACGATACCTGGTATGAAACCAAATCTACCGGCGGTCACTTTAAACGTTCAGAATCTGTATTCCGTAATTGGGTAACGCCTGATGGCTCTCCCGGCCTCACTGGCAAAGGCGGCTTTCCCGCTCAGTCTGGCCGTTATCACTTGTATGTTTCACTCGCCTGTCCGTGGGCACATCGCACACTATTAATGCGACAGTTGAAAGGGTTAGCAGATCACATCGCCGTTTCGGTGGTTCATCCGCTCATGCTCGATCATGGCTGGACGTTCGGTACCGATTTTGAGGCCACGACGGGTGACTCGCTCTATCAACACGAATTTCTCTACCAACTCTACCTTCATGCCAAACCAGACTACAGCGGTCGTGTGACGGTTCCCGTCCTGTGGGACACCGAGCAACACACGATCGTCAGTAACGAATCTGCCGATATCATCCGTATGCTGAACCGCGCTTTTGATGGTGTGGGCGCAACAGCCGGAGATTACTACCCAGAAGCGCGACGAGATCAGATTGATGAATTGAATGGCTGGATTTACGACAAGATCAACAACGGTGTTTACAAAGCGGGTTTTGCGACAAGCCAATCAGCCTATGATGAATCCGCCACGACCGTTTTCGCCGCGCTCTCCGATCTGGAAGCCATTCTGGCAAAACAGCGTTATCTGACTGGCGAACAGTTAACCGAGGCCGATCTGCGGCTGTGGACAACGTTGATCCGTTTCGATCCGGTCTATCACACGCATTTTAAATGCGATAAATATCGCCTGAGCGATTATCCGAATCTGTTCGGCTTTCTGCGTGATATTTATCAGATGCCCGGCATCGCCGATACCGTCGATATGGCGCACATTCGCCACCACTACTATCGCAGCCACAGTACGATTAATCCGCACGGTGTGATTTCTCTGGGTCCAGAGCAAGATTTAAACCAGCCTCATCAGCGTGATAAGACGTTTGTCGATTTACGCTAA
- a CDS encoding LysR family transcriptional regulator, producing the protein MARERALTLEALRVMDAIDRRGSFAAAADELGRVPSALSYTMQKLEEELDVVLFDRSGHRTKFTNVGRMLLERGRILLEAADKLTTDAEALARGWETHLTIVTEALIPTQRIFPLIDKLALKANTQVSILTEVLAGAWERLEQGRADIVIAPDMHFRASSEMNTRKLYTMNNVYVASPEHPIHQEPEPLSDATRVKYRGIAMADTARERPVLTVQLLDKQQRLTVSSLDDKRRALLAGLGVATMPYPMVAQDIAEGRLLVIGPEHQMESQIIMAWRRDSMGEAKSWFLREIPKLLNQP; encoded by the coding sequence ATGGCGAGAGAACGAGCATTGACGCTGGAAGCCTTGAGGGTGATGGATGCGATCGATCGTCGTGGCAGCTTTGCCGCTGCGGCAGACGAGTTGGGTAGGGTGCCTTCGGCACTGAGCTATACCATGCAGAAACTAGAAGAAGAATTAGATGTGGTGTTGTTCGATCGTTCCGGGCATCGAACTAAATTCACGAATGTCGGACGAATGTTGTTGGAACGTGGGCGTATTCTGCTGGAAGCCGCAGATAAACTCACCACGGATGCGGAAGCGCTGGCTCGCGGTTGGGAAACGCACCTGACGATTGTGACCGAAGCCCTGATTCCAACTCAGCGAATTTTTCCCTTGATCGATAAACTGGCGCTCAAAGCAAATACGCAGGTATCGATTCTGACTGAAGTGCTGGCAGGGGCGTGGGAACGTCTTGAACAAGGGCGTGCCGATATCGTGATTGCGCCGGACATGCATTTTCGTGCCTCTTCCGAAATGAATACCCGTAAGCTGTACACGATGAATAACGTTTATGTCGCCAGCCCGGAGCATCCCATTCATCAGGAGCCTGAACCGCTGTCGGATGCGACCCGAGTGAAATATCGTGGGATTGCTATGGCGGATACCGCGCGTGAACGCCCGGTGCTGACAGTACAACTATTGGATAAGCAGCAGCGTTTGACGGTGAGTTCGCTAGATGATAAACGGCGTGCGCTGCTGGCTGGATTAGGCGTCGCAACCATGCCGTATCCGATGGTCGCGCAGGATATTGCCGAAGGGCGTTTACTGGTGATTGGGCCAGAACACCAGATGGAAAGTCAGATTATTATGGCGTGGCGGCGAGACAGCATGGGCGAAGCGAAATCCTGGTTCCTGCGTGAAATTCCCAAACTGCTGAACCAGCCCTAA
- a CDS encoding pirin family protein → MITRRAAGQCGQADYGWLQARYTFSFGHYFDPQLLGYASLRVLNQEVLAPGASFQPRTYPRVDILNIILQGEAEYRNSNGGHIQAKAGDVLLLATQPNVSYSEHNTNPSKPLTRLQLWLNACQTRENSPLQRMGLNTSPHTLLASPEGEQESLQLRQQVWIHHVDLQPNEQSTIVLQGNQAYLQLIHGSMVVKGDQHSEALHCGDGAFIKEENTLALQAESPLRALLIDLVV, encoded by the coding sequence ATGATCACACGAAGAGCAGCCGGGCAATGCGGCCAGGCCGATTATGGCTGGTTGCAGGCACGCTATACCTTCTCTTTCGGTCACTATTTTGACCCCCAGTTGCTGGGTTATGCTTCTCTCCGTGTGCTCAATCAGGAAGTACTGGCACCGGGGGCATCATTCCAGCCGCGAACTTACCCACGGGTTGATATCCTGAACATTATTCTTCAGGGGGAAGCAGAATACCGTAACAGCAATGGCGGCCATATTCAGGCCAAAGCGGGCGATGTGTTGTTGCTTGCCACTCAACCAAACGTTAGCTACAGCGAACATAATACCAACCCCAGCAAGCCGTTGACACGCCTGCAATTATGGCTGAACGCCTGCCAAACCAGAGAGAACAGCCCGCTGCAACGCATGGGACTCAATACATCACCTCATACTTTGCTTGCGTCACCGGAAGGCGAACAAGAAAGCCTGCAACTGCGTCAACAGGTCTGGATTCACCATGTCGATCTCCAGCCGAATGAACAAAGCACGATAGTGCTACAGGGAAATCAGGCCTATCTCCAGTTGATTCACGGTTCAATGGTGGTGAAAGGCGATCAGCACAGTGAAGCATTACACTGCGGCGATGGTGCCTTCATCAAGGAAGAAAACACGTTGGCGCTACAGGCAGAATCTCCGTTGCGAGCACTGCTCATCGATCTGGTTGTGTAG
- the zur gene encoding zinc uptake transcriptional repressor Zur: MDSTKQDKLLAQAEQICQQRAVRLTPQRLEVLRLMAQQTGAISAYDLLDLLRLTEPQAKPPTVYRALDFLLEQGFIHRVESNNSYVLCHHIEDHSHTSALFICDRCRQVTERQTEGVEETLRSLAQQSGFTLRHSVVEAHGLCGDCQEVASCKQPDHCDHDHTVPIKKR; this comes from the coding sequence ATGGATTCAACCAAACAGGACAAACTTCTTGCCCAGGCTGAACAGATTTGTCAGCAGCGCGCTGTGCGTCTAACACCACAGCGGTTGGAGGTTCTACGCCTCATGGCACAACAAACGGGTGCGATCAGCGCTTATGACCTGCTGGATCTTCTGCGACTCACTGAACCTCAGGCCAAACCGCCTACGGTGTATCGCGCACTGGACTTTCTGCTGGAACAGGGCTTTATTCATCGCGTTGAATCAAACAACAGCTACGTGTTGTGCCACCATATAGAAGACCACAGCCATACGTCTGCCCTTTTCATCTGCGACCGCTGTCGGCAAGTCACTGAACGCCAAACCGAAGGTGTAGAAGAAACGCTACGCAGTCTGGCGCAGCAGTCAGGATTTACACTGCGTCACAGCGTGGTGGAAGCACATGGGTTGTGTGGTGACTGTCAGGAAGTAGCATCATGCAAACAGCCGGATCATTGCGATCACGACCATACGGTCCCAATTAAAAAACGATAG
- a CDS encoding CsbD family protein, with protein sequence MNKDQASGNWKQFKGKAKEQWGKLTDDDLTVIEGKRDQLVGRIQERYGYAKEAAEKEVKLWEEHHKYHW encoded by the coding sequence ATGAATAAAGACCAAGCCAGCGGTAACTGGAAACAGTTTAAAGGTAAAGCGAAAGAGCAATGGGGCAAATTAACGGATGACGATCTGACGGTCATCGAAGGTAAACGTGACCAACTTGTGGGGAGAATCCAAGAGCGTTACGGGTACGCAAAAGAAGCGGCAGAGAAAGAAGTGAAACTCTGGGAAGAGCACCACAAATATCACTGGTAG
- the lexA gene encoding transcriptional repressor LexA — translation MKVLTARQQQVYDLIRDHIAQTGMPPTRAEIAQQLGFRSPNAAEEHLKALARKGVIEIVSGASRGIRLLMEEETGIPLVGRVAAGEPLLAQEHIECHYQVDPAMFKPSADFLLRVSGMSMKNIGIMDGDLLAVHKTEDVRNGQIVVARIDDEVTVKRLKKQGNTVHLLAENEEFAPIIVDLRQQSFSIEGLAVGVIRNSDWS, via the coding sequence ATGAAAGTATTAACAGCAAGGCAGCAGCAGGTTTATGACCTGATCCGCGATCATATTGCGCAAACCGGAATGCCGCCAACACGGGCGGAAATTGCCCAACAATTGGGGTTCCGCTCTCCCAATGCGGCTGAAGAACATCTGAAAGCGCTGGCGCGTAAAGGCGTGATTGAAATTGTCTCGGGCGCTTCTCGTGGTATTCGTCTGCTGATGGAAGAAGAGACGGGGATTCCTCTGGTGGGGCGCGTGGCCGCAGGTGAACCGCTGCTGGCGCAGGAACATATCGAATGTCACTATCAGGTTGACCCTGCGATGTTCAAACCCAGCGCTGATTTCTTGCTGCGGGTGAGTGGGATGTCGATGAAAAACATTGGTATTATGGATGGCGATTTGCTGGCCGTACATAAAACCGAAGATGTGCGCAACGGTCAGATTGTGGTGGCGCGTATCGACGATGAAGTGACGGTGAAGCGCCTGAAGAAGCAGGGCAATACAGTGCACCTCCTCGCTGAAAATGAAGAGTTTGCCCCTATTATTGTCGATCTACGTCAGCAAAGCTTTTCGATAGAAGGTTTAGCGGTTGGCGTGATTCGTAACAGCGATTGGAGCTAA
- a CDS encoding diacylglycerol kinase, producing the protein MNKATGVTRIIKATGYSFKGLKQAWQHEAAFRQETILTLVGVIIACLLPVTLVEKLLLIGSVVLIMLFELANSAIEAVVDRIGLEHHELSGRAKDIGSAAVFVAILLAVVVWGSILWQHFA; encoded by the coding sequence ATGAATAAAGCAACGGGGGTGACCCGGATTATTAAGGCAACCGGTTATTCCTTTAAGGGGCTGAAGCAGGCGTGGCAGCATGAGGCGGCATTTCGTCAGGAGACGATACTGACCCTGGTCGGCGTCATTATCGCGTGTTTACTGCCAGTTACGCTGGTCGAAAAACTGCTGCTGATCGGGTCTGTGGTATTGATTATGCTGTTTGAGTTGGCTAATAGCGCCATTGAAGCGGTTGTCGATCGCATTGGCCTCGAACATCACGAATTATCTGGTCGGGCGAAAGATATTGGGTCGGCCGCTGTCTTTGTGGCTATCTTGTTAGCCGTTGTTGTGTGGGGCAGTATCCTCTGGCAACATTTTGCCTGA
- the plsB gene encoding glycerol-3-phosphate 1-O-acyltransferase PlsB, with product MSGWRKIYYKLLNLPLKLLVKSKVIPADPVVELGLDPSRPILYVLPYNSQADLLTLRAKCLALGLSDPSLSFEFNGVELPSHVFINDGPRVFRYYVPKQKSVKLFHDYLDLHRANPDLDVQMVPVSVMFGRSPGREGHSQAAPHLRLLNGIEKFFAVLWLGRDSFVRFSSPVSLRYMATEHGTDKTIAHKLARVARMHFSRQRLAAVGPRLPVRQELFNKLLDSKAIKKAVDDEARSKKISHEKAQQNAIELMEEIAADFSYEAVRLSDRVLSWTWNRLYQGINVHNAERVRQLAQDGHGIVYVPCHRSHMDYLLLSYVLYHQGLVPPHIAAGINLNFWPAGPIFRRLGAFFIRRTFKGNKLYSTIFREYLGELFARGYSVEYFMEGGRSRTGRLLEPKTGTLAMTIQAMLRGGTRPITLVPIYVGYEHVMEVGTYAKELRGAVKEKEGFMQMVRGLRKLRNLGQGYVNFGEPLPLTTYLNQHVPQWRDAIDPIEAQRPSWLTPTVQDISMDIMVRINNAAAANAMNLCSTALLASRQRSLTREQMHEQLDCYLQLLRQVPYHKDITAPKKTADELLEHALGMNKFEVEKDSIGDIIILPREQAVLMTYYRNNIQHLLVLPSLIASIVIHHRRITLADVVQQITLIYPLLQAELFLHYSEDQLPGVLETLANELIRQQLLCSRDGGLAINPPRIRTLQLLSAGVRETLQRYAITLSLLCANPEINRGTLEKESRNMAQRLSVLHGINAPEFFDKAVFSTLVATLRTAGYITDSAEAAQGDIVAIYNILGDLITPEVKLTIESASSSAEMETNSQTV from the coding sequence ATGTCAGGTTGGCGTAAAATTTACTATAAATTATTGAATCTACCACTGAAATTGCTGGTAAAAAGCAAAGTTATTCCCGCAGATCCAGTGGTCGAGTTGGGGTTAGATCCCTCACGTCCTATACTCTATGTTCTGCCTTATAACTCTCAGGCGGATCTCTTGACGCTACGTGCGAAATGCTTGGCATTGGGGCTATCCGATCCTTCGTTATCGTTCGAATTCAATGGCGTCGAACTTCCTAGCCACGTCTTTATTAATGACGGGCCGCGCGTCTTCCGCTATTACGTTCCCAAGCAGAAATCCGTCAAACTGTTCCACGACTATCTGGACCTGCATCGTGCCAATCCAGATTTAGACGTACAGATGGTGCCGGTTTCCGTGATGTTTGGGCGCTCCCCGGGTCGGGAAGGCCACTCTCAGGCCGCACCACACCTGAGATTGCTCAACGGTATAGAGAAATTCTTCGCCGTCCTGTGGCTAGGTCGCGACAGCTTTGTCCGCTTCTCCAGCCCGGTGTCGCTGCGCTATATGGCGACCGAGCACGGCACTGACAAAACCATAGCCCACAAACTGGCGCGTGTCGCACGTATGCATTTCTCCCGCCAGCGTTTGGCGGCAGTTGGGCCACGCTTGCCGGTGCGTCAGGAACTATTTAACAAGCTGCTGGACTCCAAAGCGATCAAGAAAGCCGTAGACGATGAGGCACGCAGTAAGAAGATTTCCCACGAGAAAGCGCAGCAAAATGCCATCGAGCTGATGGAAGAAATCGCTGCCGACTTCTCCTACGAAGCGGTGCGTCTGTCAGATCGCGTCTTGAGTTGGACGTGGAACCGTCTTTATCAGGGGATTAACGTCCATAACGCCGAACGCGTGCGGCAACTGGCGCAGGATGGTCATGGCATTGTCTATGTGCCCTGCCACCGCAGCCATATGGATTACCTGCTGCTGTCCTACGTCTTGTACCATCAGGGTTTAGTGCCGCCGCACATCGCCGCAGGTATCAATCTTAATTTCTGGCCAGCGGGACCGATCTTCCGCCGTCTTGGTGCGTTCTTTATTCGCCGAACCTTCAAAGGTAACAAACTTTATTCCACCATTTTCCGCGAATACCTGGGCGAGCTATTTGCCCGTGGTTATTCCGTTGAATACTTCATGGAAGGCGGGCGTTCGCGCACGGGTCGTCTGTTAGAGCCGAAAACCGGTACGCTGGCGATGACCATCCAAGCCATGCTCAGAGGCGGTACACGCCCTATCACGCTGGTGCCGATTTATGTCGGTTACGAACACGTGATGGAAGTCGGTACCTATGCGAAAGAGCTACGCGGCGCGGTGAAAGAAAAAGAAGGCTTTATGCAGATGGTGCGTGGCTTACGTAAGCTGCGTAATCTGGGTCAGGGCTATGTGAACTTCGGCGAACCACTTCCGCTGACAACCTATCTGAACCAGCATGTGCCGCAATGGCGTGACGCGATTGATCCGATTGAAGCGCAACGCCCAAGCTGGCTAACGCCGACGGTGCAGGATATCTCCATGGATATCATGGTGCGCATCAATAATGCTGCGGCAGCGAACGCAATGAACCTATGTTCCACCGCCCTGTTAGCATCGCGCCAGCGTTCTCTGACCCGCGAGCAAATGCATGAACAGCTAGATTGCTACCTGCAACTGCTGCGTCAGGTTCCTTACCACAAAGATATTACAGCGCCTAAGAAGACAGCGGATGAACTGTTGGAACACGCGCTGGGCATGAACAAGTTTGAAGTAGAGAAGGACAGTATTGGCGACATCATCATTCTGCCGCGCGAGCAGGCCGTTCTGATGACGTATTATCGCAATAACATCCAGCACCTGTTGGTCTTGCCGTCGCTGATCGCCAGCATCGTCATCCATCATCGTCGGATTACACTTGCCGACGTCGTGCAACAAATCACGCTCATCTATCCACTGCTGCAAGCAGAATTGTTCTTACATTATTCCGAAGACCAATTACCAGGTGTGCTGGAAACCTTGGCTAATGAACTGATTCGACAACAGTTACTGTGTAGCCGTGACGGCGGGCTAGCCATTAATCCACCACGCATCCGTACGCTGCAACTGTTGTCAGCTGGCGTGCGCGAGACGCTGCAACGTTATGCGATTACGCTGTCCTTGCTATGCGCAAATCCAGAAATTAACCGAGGAACGCTGGAGAAAGAAAGCCGGAATATGGCACAGCGTCTGTCTGTTCTGCACGGAATTAATGCGCCGGAGTTTTTCGATAAAGCGGTGTTCTCCACGCTGGTTGCGACGTTACGTACAGCCGGATATATCACCGACAGTGCAGAAGCGGCGCAAGGCGATATCGTGGCAATCTACAACATCCTTGGCGATCTGATCACCCCGGAAGTTAAGTTGACTATCGAAAGTGCCAGCTCATCTGCCGAAATGGAAACAAACAGCCAGACGGTGTAA
- the ubiA gene encoding 4-hydroxybenzoate octaprenyltransferase has translation MERSVTAGKWLAYCRLMRIDKPVGSLLLLWPTLWALWLAGGGTPAPWTLIVFVAGVFLMRAAGCVINDYADRHFDGHVKRTASRPLPSGEVSEQSAKVLFVVLVLLAFGLVLTLNKMTILLSVAGLALAWVYPFMKRVSHLPQFVLGAAFGWSIPMAYAAVSESLPVTCWMMFLAYICWTVAYDTQYAMVDRDDDLKIGVKSTAILFGRFDNIIIGLLQFSMLLLLLALGSITGLAIPYYISLLVAGAMFVYQQILTARRERDACFKAFHNNKYAGMAIFIGVLFGL, from the coding sequence TTGGAAAGAAGTGTTACCGCAGGGAAATGGCTGGCTTATTGTCGCTTGATGCGGATTGATAAACCGGTAGGTTCTCTGTTACTGCTGTGGCCGACGCTATGGGCGCTGTGGCTGGCGGGAGGAGGAACACCTGCACCGTGGACGCTCATTGTTTTTGTCGCAGGTGTTTTCCTTATGCGTGCGGCGGGTTGCGTCATTAATGATTATGCCGACAGGCATTTTGACGGCCATGTAAAACGTACGGCTTCTCGCCCCTTGCCCAGCGGTGAGGTGAGCGAGCAATCTGCCAAAGTTCTGTTTGTGGTGCTGGTCTTGTTGGCGTTTGGTCTGGTGTTGACGCTGAATAAGATGACTATCTTATTGTCTGTCGCCGGGCTGGCTCTGGCGTGGGTTTATCCGTTTATGAAACGGGTCAGCCATCTGCCTCAGTTCGTGCTGGGGGCGGCGTTTGGCTGGTCGATTCCGATGGCCTACGCTGCGGTCAGTGAAAGCTTGCCGGTGACCTGCTGGATGATGTTTTTGGCGTATATTTGCTGGACGGTGGCTTACGATACGCAATATGCGATGGTAGATCGTGATGACGACTTGAAGATCGGCGTGAAATCCACAGCGATCTTATTTGGCCGTTTTGACAATATCATCATCGGGTTATTGCAGTTCAGTATGCTGCTGTTGCTACTGGCTTTGGGAAGCATTACCGGACTGGCAATTCCCTACTACATTTCGCTGCTGGTAGCTGGCGCGATGTTTGTCTATCAGCAAATATTGACTGCCAGGCGTGAACGTGATGCTTGTTTCAAAGCATTCCACAATAATAAGTACGCGGGTATGGCGATATTTATTGGCGTGCTGTTTGGCTTGTAG
- the ubiC gene encoding chorismate lyase — MSDDASTLLRTISWFTEPPSVLPEHIGDWLMETSSMTQRLEKYCAQLRVTLCREGVITSQVLGEERDQLPLDERYWLREVVLYGDDRPWLFGRTIVPQQTLDGSGAALTKIGHQPLGRYLFEQKSLTRDYIHTGCSEGLWARRSRLCLSGHPLLLTELFLPESPVYYTPGDEGWQVI, encoded by the coding sequence ATGTCTGACGATGCGTCAACGCTTCTACGCACCATATCCTGGTTTACTGAACCCCCTTCGGTATTACCTGAACACATTGGTGACTGGCTGATGGAAACCAGTTCCATGACGCAGCGGCTTGAAAAATACTGTGCCCAACTGAGGGTCACGCTTTGTCGTGAGGGGGTCATTACGTCACAGGTGTTGGGCGAAGAGCGCGATCAACTCCCTCTCGATGAACGTTACTGGCTGCGTGAAGTGGTGCTGTATGGTGACGATCGCCCTTGGCTTTTCGGCAGAACGATTGTTCCGCAACAGACGCTCGATGGTTCAGGTGCAGCGTTGACGAAAATAGGCCATCAGCCGTTAGGTCGTTATCTGTTTGAGCAAAAATCGCTGACGCGTGATTATATTCATACCGGGTGCAGTGAAGGCTTATGGGCTCGGCGTTCCCGCCTGTGTCTTTCTGGTCATCCGTTACTGTTGACTGAGCTTTTCTTACCGGAATCACCCGTTTATTACACACCAGGTGATGAAGGTTGGCAGGTAATTTGA
- the groL gene encoding chaperonin GroEL (60 kDa chaperone family; promotes refolding of misfolded polypeptides especially under stressful conditions; forms two stacked rings of heptamers to form a barrel-shaped 14mer; ends can be capped by GroES; misfolded proteins enter the barrel where they are refolded when GroES binds) — protein sequence MAAKDVKFGNDARVKMLRGVNVLADAVKVTLGPKGRNVVLDKSFGAPTITKDGVSVAREIELEDKFENMGAQMVKEVASKANDAAGDGTTTATVLAQAIITEGLKAVAAGMNPMDLKRGIDKAVIAAVEELKTLSVPCSDSKAIAQVGTISANSDETVGKMIAEAMDKVGKEGVITVEEGTGLQDELDVVEGMQFDRGYLSPYFINKPETGAVELESPFILLADKKISNIREMLPVLEAVAKAGKPLVIVAEDVEGEALATLVVNTMRGIVKVAAVKAPGFGDRRKAMLQDIATLTGGTVISEEIGLELEKATLEDLGQAKRVVINKDTTTIIDGTGEEAAIQGRVAQIRQQVEEATSDYDKEKLQERVAKLAGGVAVIKVGAATEVEMKEKKARVEDALAATRAAVEEGVVAGGGVALVRVAAKLASLTAQNEDQNVGIKVALRAMEAPLRQIVSNAGEEPSVVANSVKAGEGNYGYNAATEEYGNMIDFGILDPTKVTRSALQFAASVAGLMITTECMVTDLPKGDAPDLGAAGGMGGMGGMGGMM from the coding sequence ATGGCAGCTAAAGACGTAAAATTCGGTAATGACGCTCGCGTAAAAATGCTGCGCGGCGTGAATGTACTGGCTGATGCAGTGAAGGTTACCCTGGGCCCAAAAGGCCGTAACGTAGTTTTGGATAAATCCTTCGGTGCACCGACCATTACTAAAGACGGCGTATCTGTTGCGCGTGAAATCGAGCTGGAAGACAAGTTCGAGAACATGGGCGCACAAATGGTGAAAGAAGTTGCCTCTAAAGCGAATGACGCAGCAGGCGACGGCACCACGACCGCAACCGTATTGGCGCAGGCTATCATCACTGAAGGCTTGAAAGCTGTTGCCGCGGGCATGAACCCGATGGATCTGAAGCGCGGTATCGATAAAGCCGTTATCGCCGCTGTTGAAGAGCTGAAAACACTGTCTGTACCGTGCTCTGACTCTAAAGCTATCGCTCAGGTGGGTACCATCTCTGCTAACTCCGACGAAACCGTAGGCAAAATGATTGCCGAAGCAATGGATAAAGTCGGTAAAGAAGGTGTTATCACCGTTGAAGAAGGTACCGGTCTGCAAGACGAGTTGGATGTGGTTGAAGGTATGCAGTTCGACCGTGGCTACCTGTCTCCGTACTTCATCAACAAACCGGAAACCGGTGCTGTAGAACTGGAAAGCCCGTTCATTCTGCTGGCTGACAAAAAAATCTCCAATATCCGCGAAATGCTGCCAGTTCTGGAAGCGGTAGCGAAAGCGGGCAAACCGCTGGTTATCGTTGCTGAAGACGTTGAAGGCGAAGCGCTGGCGACACTGGTGGTTAACACCATGCGTGGCATCGTGAAAGTCGCTGCGGTGAAAGCGCCGGGCTTCGGTGACCGCCGTAAAGCTATGCTGCAAGACATCGCTACGCTGACTGGCGGTACTGTTATTTCTGAAGAGATCGGTCTGGAGTTGGAAAAAGCAACGCTGGAAGATCTGGGTCAGGCAAAACGCGTTGTGATCAACAAAGACACTACCACCATCATCGATGGTACGGGTGAAGAAGCTGCGATCCAGGGCCGTGTTGCTCAGATCCGTCAGCAGGTTGAAGAAGCAACCTCAGATTACGACAAAGAAAAACTGCAAGAGCGAGTGGCTAAACTGGCTGGCGGCGTAGCTGTCATCAAAGTTGGCGCAGCAACTGAAGTTGAAATGAAAGAGAAGAAAGCACGCGTTGAAGATGCCCTGGCTGCGACTCGCGCCGCGGTAGAAGAAGGTGTGGTTGCTGGTGGTGGTGTGGCGCTGGTTCGTGTCGCGGCTAAACTGGCTTCTCTGACTGCTCAAAACGAAGACCAGAACGTGGGTATCAAAGTTGCGCTGCGCGCGATGGAAGCGCCACTGCGTCAGATCGTTTCCAATGCTGGCGAAGAGCCATCTGTGGTTGCGAACAGCGTTAAAGCAGGCGAAGGTAACTACGGTTACAACGCAGCAACTGAAGAATACGGCAACATGATCGACTTCGGTATCCTGGACCCGACCAAAGTTACCCGTTCTGCGCTGCAGTTCGCGGCTTCCGTTGCTGGTCTGATGATCACCACCGAATGTATGGTCACCGACCTGCCGAAAGGCGATGCACCTGACTTAGGTGCTGCTGGTGGCATGGGCGGTATGGGTGGTATGGGCGGCATGATGTAA
- a CDS encoding co-chaperone GroES: protein MNIRPLHDRVIVKRKEVESKSAGGIVLTGSAAGKSTRGEVLAVGHGRILENGEVKPLDVKVGDIVIFNDGYGVKAEKIDNEEVLIMSESDILAIVEA from the coding sequence ATGAATATTCGTCCATTGCATGACCGCGTGATCGTCAAGCGCAAAGAAGTCGAGTCAAAATCTGCTGGCGGTATCGTACTGACTGGTTCCGCTGCTGGTAAATCTACCCGTGGTGAGGTTCTGGCCGTAGGTCACGGACGTATCCTGGAAAATGGCGAAGTGAAGCCGCTGGATGTGAAAGTGGGCGACATCGTTATTTTCAATGATGGCTATGGCGTGAAAGCAGAGAAGATCGATAACGAAGAAGTGTTGATCATGTCTGAAAGCGACATTCTGGCAATTGTTGAAGCGTAA